GACCACCGAGGACGAGAACCCCAACGGCGCCACGGTCCTGATCCTGACCGACGGCGGGGTTTCCGACCGGCTCGACGGATTCACCCTGGTCTGCGAGATGTTCGACGGTAACGATTACGACGCCGTGCAGGCCGCCCGGAGCCGATGGAAGCAGTACAAGGCCGATGGCCACGCGCTGACCTACTGGCAGCAGACCGATCGCGGAGGCTGGGAAAAGAAGGCTTGAGGCCGCGACGGGCTCAATCCACCGCGACGGCCCGCTTCAACGGGTTCTCGCCCGGCGGCCAGATGCCGCGCTCGACGGCCTCGCGGCCCTGGAAGACCAGATAGCTCTGGCGGCCATAGTGGGGCAGGGGGCGAAGCAGCGCCTCGAGCGCCGCGCGGTCGTCCGCCGCCACGACCAGGGCCGGTGAACCGCTCTCCAGGCGTTCGGTCCAGACCCGCGCCGTTCCCTTGCCCGCCAGCCTGTCGGGGACCGGCCCCAGCCCGAGGCGGGCCAAGGCTTCGTATACCTGCGTCGTCATGCCGATCACCGCGACCGGCGCTCCGGCGCGGGGCTCGCCCGCCGCGGCTCCCGCATCCATGAGGCGGGAAGCCAGGGCGCGCCCGAGGTCCTGGTGAGGGCCGGCCAGCACCAGGCGGGTGGCGGGATTGAGGGTGACGTCGCGCAGGATCGGCGCCGCCTCTCCCGGGGCCAGGCGGCGGAACAGCCGGTAATCCGGATCGACGGCGACGCCCAGCGGCGGCGCGTCGAGTTCGATCGTCCCGGTGGCCTCGCTCCCGGCCAGCGGAATGGTACGCCGGAGCTGTCCTTCCGCCGTCTCGACGACCACCGGCACCTCCAGCCGGTAAGCCGGCTCGCCCTGGCCGACCCGGACATCAAGCCGGTAGCGTTCGCCGGTCCGAGTCGCCGCCGCCTCCATCAGGCGGAGCGCCGGGGCGCCGGTCCGCGACACCCACTGGTCGAAGAATTCCGCCAGATCGCGGCCCGACGCCGCCTCGAACGCGGCGCGCAGATCGCCCCAGCCCGCCCGCCGGAAGCGGTGCCGCTCCCAGATCAGCCGGATGCCTCGGTCGAACGCCTCGTCCCCCAGCATGTCCCGCAGCATCAGGAACAGGTAGGCCGACTTGTTGTAGCCCACGATCTTCGCGGCGCCATGGACACGCGACGTGAAATCGGCGAGCGCACCGTCCCGATCTTCGGGCAGGGCCGCGTAGTCGCGCAGCCAGCCGAACCGCATCTCCCGCGCGGCCCCGGGATCGCGCGCGGCGGTGAGGCCGTAGTCGGCCATGTAGGTCGTCAGCCCCTCGGACCAGTTGCCGGAGGCATAGTCGACCAGCACGCCGTTGCCCCACCAGTTGTGCAGGATCTCGTGGGGCAGCGACTGGCCGCGCATAAAGGGCAGCGGTAGCACCTGTCGCCCGACATAGGTCAGGCCGGCGAATCCCAGCCCCACCGGCAGGGGAGCCGAGAGGATCGAGAAGCCGGAAAAGGGATAGGTCCCGATCCGCTCGGAAAAATGCGCGATGTAGGTTTCCGAAGCCTGCAGATAGTCGTCGGACAGGTGTTCCAGGTCGGGCTCGAACAGGGTCCTCAGCCGCAACCCGCCGGCCATGCGCTCCCGTACCTGCCAGCGGCCGGCGAACAGCGACGGCTCCTCCACCGCGGGATCGGCGGTGAAGACCGTTTCCCCATCCGTCTCCTCCGCAAGGTCGCCGGTCACGGCGGCGCGGTAGCCTTCGGGGACCCGCACCGCCAGCCGGTAGGCCGTGCGCTCCGCGTCGAACCGGGGAAGCCATCCCGTCCCTCCCGGCAGGAAGCTTCCCGTTTCGCCCGATCCCGGCTCCTCGCCGCCGAACGGGCTGCCGCTGTCGTCGAGCGGCGCCAGGATGCCGGAATAGCGGATCGTCACCCGCATGTCGCCCGCACCGGCCGCCGGAACGCGCCACCGCGTCGGGCCGCCGGCGATGTCGGCCGGGCGGCCGTCGATCTCGACGCGGACGGGCGAAAACCTCGGCGACAAGTGGAACTCCAAGGGGCCGCCGCCGGTCACCGTCACCCGGTCGGTCACTTCAAGCCGGCGCTCAGCCGGGTCGAGGTGTATGGCGGCGTCGTGGGTCACCCGGGAGGCGGGAGCGGCGAGGCACGGCGGGGCGAAGGTCAACCAGAGTAAGGCGCCGATGGCGGCCAGGCCGCCCTTCATGCCGGATCGTCCCAATTCTTCACCCCCAGAAAGGCTCGGCCTTCTCGTAGTCGCGCCACCGGTCGGGCAGGTCGGCCATGTGCCGGCGCATCCGCCGCTCCAGCCAGTCGGCGAAGTCGCCCGCCGCCCGCCGGACGTCGCGCCCGGCATCGGCCGAAAGGGCGTCGATCATGCGGCGGCTGACCGCGGCGTCGTTCAGGGTGCCCAGCAGATCCTGCAGGGCCTCGACCGACTCCAGGTAGGGGCGGACCGAGCCGGCGGGATAGAGGCCGCGGAAGAACTCGACTGCGTAGCGCAGCTTCTTGAAGCTGATGCGCAGCTGGTGCCGCTGGTCGGCGTCCAGCTTTCGGATCTGCCGCCCCGACTTGCGGGACTTGCGGTGCCGCAGGTCCAGCCAGCTCCCGGCCAGGTCCGCCATCGGCCGGGCCAGGAGCAACCGGACGTCGGGCGCGGAGTCCTCGTTCCAGCGTCCGGACTCCAGCCAGCCGCCGAGGCCCAGCATCAACGTCGTGTAGCGCGGCGCGTGCAGCGCCTCGACCGCGCGGGCGTGGGCGGAGCGGCGCGAGTCCGCGATGGCCTGGCCCAGCAGGCGGACGCCCTCGTCGCTGCCCTGCTTCTCGGCATAGGGCTCGAAGAAGAGAGTCTGGAGGTTGTCCCAGTCGCGGGCCGGACCCAGGCGTTCGGCCAGCCACTTGACCTCGTCCTTCAGCATCCGCGCGTCGGGCGACGCGATGACGTCGTCGAACAGGGTCAGCGCGGAGCGCAGGCGCCGCAGGGCCACCCGCATCTGGTGGATGCCCTCGGCTTCCACTCCCGCCACGGCGCAGGCCTGGTTGGCGAGCGCATGGCTCATGCAGTTGCGCACGATGTGGCGGAAGCTCTCGGCCACCGTGGTGGCCGGCGTCAGGCCCAGGGGAGGAGCCTTCGAAAACCGGGGCAGGGCGCCCGTGACCAGGGCGAACCCGGCCTCCGCCTTGCTCTCCGTCGCGATGCGCAGCGGCACGATCCGCTGGAGTTCGTGGGCCAGCTCGAACAGGGCGGTGATCGATCCCGCCTTCAGCTCCAGCTCGATCTCGCTGATCGGCCGGTGCGCGACGCCCGCCCGGATCTCGCCGGTGTCGAGGGCAACCTCGATCGCGGTCAGCGGATCGGGCCTGAGCATCAGGGTGGTGCGCTGGAAGTCCGTCAGGAACATCGGCCGGATCGCCGGAAGCGCGTCCTGCGGCACGACCTCGCGCACCCCGTCCAGGGTGAGCAGGGAGATGTCGGGATCGTCGGAGGGGATCTGCCACTCCCATTCGCGCCGGACCGCCACGGCCGCCGCGTCTCCCGGCGTCCCGCTGTTCATGGTCTTGACCGCCTGGATCCGCTGGGCGCCCTGGCGGCGCACGCGCAGCGCTACCCCATAGGCCGCAAGCGCCAGGTCCGGCGTGTCGTAGTAGAGGGTATAGAGGCGCTGGCTGGCCGCCGTGCCGTGCTGCAGCCCGACCAGGGCCGGATGCCTCACCAGCCGGGCGAGATTGCCCGGGGCGACGTACAGCTTCAGCTCGATCTCCCGCGCCGCCTGCGGCGGTGCGGGCGCCGTCCCGGGAAAGTCCTTTTCCGGTGGAGCCGTGTCCGTCGATTGCAGGTTCGTGCTGTCGCGGTTGTTCGGCACGGGCGGTGCAGCCTCGCTGGTCGGGAGCATCATCCTTTTGTAGATACTAGACCGCCGTGCCCAGCGTTAAGTTAATTTTTTCGGAAGGACGAGGCCGGCGAGCGTTCCCGCGCGCGACCCGATGTCGCTCCAGGAGCCTTGGGCGAAGGTGAGCACCGCCAGCGCGGCCGTCGGGAACTTGCCGGCGAGACTGCGCAGGAGGGAGGCGTCGCCATCTCCCGCCAGATCCTGCGCCAGATCGTGCAGATCGGGGTTATGGGCGACCAGCAGGACCGTCGCGGCATCGTCGGGCAACCGGCGAAGCCGCTCCAGCAGCGCATTCTCGCCGCTCAGGTACAGCCCACGATCGTATTCGGCAGGCACCTGGCCGGTTCCCAGCTGGGCCGTGACCAACCCCAGGGTATCGACCGCGCGGCGCGCCGTGGAGCAGAGGATGACGTCGGGGTGGAAACCTTCGCCGCGCAGATGGCGGCCGATCAAGGTCGCGGCGCGGGCCCCCCGGGGAGCCAAGGGCCGGTCATGGTCATCGAGGGAAGGATCGTTCCAGGCGGATTTGGCGTGCCGGAGCAGGTAAAGCGTCTTCATTGCGTTGACGTGAGCCTCAAGGTATTCCCTATTCGGGTTCGGCTGGCGCGGATGCCGCGGAATCCGGCAACGTTTACCGTCCGCCTGTCAAAGCGTAACCGAGTCGCGCTATCGTGACCATTCCGTTAATCGTTTGAGCCCCGAGGAAGCCGTGACCAGCGCGCAGGAAATCGAGACCCCCGAGATCGATCCAACCTCTCCGGACCGGTTCATCAACCGTGAACTGTCCTGGCTGGCGTTCAACCAGAGGGTCCTCGAGGAATCGCTCAACGTGAGCCATCCGCTGCTGGAGCGGCTGCGGTTCCTGTCGATCTCCGCCAGCAACCTGGACGAATTCTACATGGTCCGCGTCGCGGGCTTGAAGGCCCAGGTCCGGGCCGGGATCACGACGCTGTCCGACGACAATCTCGGCCCGTCCCAGCAGCTCGCCGCCGTCAACCAGCGCGTGATCGAACTGATGCGCGACCAGCAGAACGGCTGGAGGACGCTCCGGAAGGAACTGCGCGAGGCCGGGATCACCGTGGTGGACCCCAGCGAGCTCACCGATGGCGAGATGGACTGGCTGGAAGCCCGGTTCCTCGACGACATCTTCCCGCTCCTGACGCCCATCGCGGTCGATCCGGCCCATCCTTTCCCGTTCATCCCGAACCTGGGGTTCAGCCTGGCGCTCCAGCTCTACGACCCGGACCGCAGCCAGAACCTGGACGCCCTGCTGCCGATGCCGTCCCAGCTCGAACGCTTCGTCCGGCTGCCGGGGTCCGACGTCCGGTTCGTCCTTCTGGAACAGCTCGTCCTGCTGTTCCTCGACCGGATCTTCCCGGCGCCGTTCAAGCTGACCGGGCACGGGGTGTTCCGGATCCTGCGCGACAGCGAGATGGAGATCGACGAGGAGGCGGAGGACCTGGTCCGCACCTTCGAGAGCGCGCTGAAGCGCCGCCGGCGCGGCAGCGTCATCCGGCTGGCGGTCAATATCGGGATGGCACCGGACCTGCGGGAGTTCCTGCGCCATCAGCTCTCCGTCTCCAACGACGACGTGTTCGTGCTGGAAGGGCTGATCGGCCTCGCCGATACCAAGCAGCTCATCATCGAGGAGCGCCCAGATCTCGTCTTCCCGCCCTACAACGCCCGCTTCCCCGAGCGGATCCGCGATTTCGGCGGCGACTGCTTCGCGGCGATCCGGCACAAGGACATCGTCGTCCACCATCCGTACGAAAGCTTCGACGTGGTGGTGCAGTTCCTGCGCCAGGCGGCGCGCGACCCGGCGGTGGTCGCGATCAAGCAGACGCTGTACCGGACCAGCAAGAACTCGCCCATCGTCGCGGCCCTGATCGAGGCGGCGGAGGCCGGCAAGACGGTCACCGCCATGGTCGAGCTGAAGGCCCGCTTCGACGAGGAGGCCAACATCCAGTGGGCGCGCGACCTTGAGCGCGCCGGAGCCCAGGTGGTCTACGGCTTCGTCGACCTGAAGACCCACGCCAAGGTGTCGCTGGTGGTCCGGCGCGAGGCCAAGGGCCTGCGCAGCTACGTCCATTTCGGCACCGGCAACTACCATCCGATCACGGCCAAGGTCTACACCGACCTGTCTTTCTTCACCTGCGACCCGGCGCTGTGCCACGACGCCGCCTTCATGTTCAACTACATGACCGGCTACGCGACGCCGAAGTCGCTGGAGAAGGTCTCCATAGCCCCCCTCGCGCTGCGCGAGAAGCTGGTCGAGCTGATCGACCGGGAGATCGACTTCGCCCGCGCCGGGAAGCCGGCCCGGATCTGGGTCAAGCTGAACTCGCTGGTCGACTCCCGCCTGATCGACAAGCTCTACGAGGCCTCCCAGGCAGGCGTCCTGATCGACTTGATCATGCGCGGCATCTGCTGCCTGCGCCCCGGCGTGCCGGGCCTGTCCGACAATATCAGGGTCAAGAGCATCGTCGGCCGGTTCCTGGAGCATGGCCGGATCATCTGCTTCGGAAACGGCCACGTCCTGCCGTCGCCCGAGGCCAAGGTCTTCATCTCCTCGGCCGACTGGATGCCGCGCAACCTGGACCGGCGCATCGAGACCCTGGTGCCGATCGAGAACCCGACGGTCCATCAGCAGATCCTGGACCAGATCATGGTCGCCAACCTGAAGGACGAGGCACAGAGCTGGTATCTGGCTTCCGACGGCTCCTACCGGCGGGCGAAGGTCGACAAGGATGCTTTCAGCGCCCATACCTATTTCATGACCAACCCCAGCCTGTCCGGCCGCGGCAGCGCGATCTCCGGGGCGCGGATTCCGCCGCGCCTGGTCCTCCAATCCAAGTAGCAAGTCCATAAAGGCGCGACGGGCACCACGACATGACCCTCACCCTCGATCGGCGTCCGGCGGCCGACCTCCAGCGTTCCGAACGGATCGCGGTGATCGACATCGGCTCAAACTCGATCCGGCTCGTCGTCTATGACGGCCTGCACCGGGCGCCCGTGCCCCTGTTCAACGAGAAGATCATGTGCGGGCTGGGCCGCACCGTCGAGAAGACCGGCCGGCTGAACCCGGAAGGCGTGACGCTGGCGCTGGACAACATCGCCCGGTTCGGCCGCCTGATCGACGGCATGGATGTCGGCCGGACCGAGGTGCTGGCGACGGCCGCGGTGCGCGACGCCGCCGACGGCGTCGATTTCGTCAAGGCGGTCAATGCCAGGACCGGCCTGACCGTCCGCACGATCGCCGGCGAGGAGGAGGCGCGCCTGTCGGCGATGGGGGTGCTTTCGGGCACGCCGGGCGCCGACGGGCTGATGGGCGACCTGGGCGGCGGCAGCCTGGAACTGGTCGGCCTGGACCGCGGCGCCATCGGTCCCCAGGTCACCATGCCGCTCGGTCCCCTGCGGCTTCTCGAGTCCTGCGGCGGCAAGATCGCCGCGGCGGCCCGGACCATCGACCAGCACCTTCAGGCGCTGCCCTGGCTGGCGCAGCACAAGGGCCGCCCCTTCTATCCGGTGGGCGGAAGCTGGCGCGCGCTGGCGAAGCTGCACATGGAGCAGGTCAACCATCCGCTCCACGTCATCCATCACTACACGGTCGGCGGCGCCCAGCTCCGCGACTTCGCCGGGGAGATATCCCGTCTCAACCGCGCGTCCCTGGACAAGGTGTCCGGCGTGTCGAGGCGCCGGTCGGACACGCTTCCCCTGGCGGCGCTGGCACTCGAACGGCTGCTGGCGATCGTCGCGCCGTCCGAGGTGGTCTTCTCCGCCCATGGCCTGCGCGAGGGGCTGCTGTTCGACATGCTCGGCGCGCAGGAGCAGCGGGAAGACCCGCTGATCAGCGCCTGCGCCGGGCTGGCCAAGCGGATCGGCCGGTTCGACCAGGGGGAGATCATCACGAACTGGACGGCGTCCCTGTTCGCCGGCGAGGACGAGGTGTCGGCCCGGCTGCGCCGCGCCTCCTGCCTGCTCAGCGATCTCGGCTGGTCGGAGCACCCGGACTATCGGGCCGAGCATGCCTATATGCGGATCCTGCGCATGCCCTTCGCCGGCATCGACCATGGGGAGCGGGCTTTCCTGGCCCTGGTCGCCTATGCGCGCTACGGCGGCCGGATCGACGATCCGATGGTGGCGGTGGCGCGCGGCCTGGTCCAGGAGGGCAGGGCGGCGAAGGCGGGCATCCTCGGCCTGGCGCTCCGCCTCGCCCAGACGCTGACCGGCGGCGTGGCCGCGCTGCTTCAGCGCACCAGCCTGTCGATCGATGAGGAGGCCCTGATCCTCTGCGTTCCGGAAGACGCCCGGGTGCTGGTCGGCGACACGGTCCAGCGCCGCCTGGACGCGGTCGCCAAGGGGCTCAACCGGCGGGGCGAGATCGTGATCGCGCCGCCGAGATAGGTCGTTGGGCGCGGGCTGGAGCGGTTTTCGACCAGATCGAACCGTTCCGGCCCACATGGCCTGCCGTTCCATTCGCCGCGATGCGTTGGGCCACGGCCCAACCTAAGGTTTACGCGGAGCGGCGAAGATTCGGGCCGTCGATCGTAGGTTGGGCCGTGGCCCAACGCATCGGTCCGGCTGCCCCGGGCGGATCGACCTGATCGGGCACGGCTCTAACGGTCCGCGTCCAGCGGAACCAGCTTGACCCGCTTGTCCTCGATCGCCAGGGCGACGCGCCCATGCTTCAGCTTCAGCGCCAGGTCGCCGAACAGCTCGCGGCGCCAGCCCTTGAAGGCCGGCACCGGGGCTTCGTCGTCGGCGGCGATCGCTTCCAGGTCGGCCGAGCTGGCTACCAGCTTGGTCGCCACCTGCTCGTCCTCGCACCGCATCTTCAGCAGGACGCGCAGCAGCTCGACTATGGGTGCCAGGCCCGGAGGCAGTTCGGCCCTGGGTTCCCCGGTCGGGCATTCGCCGACCGGCATGGAGACGCCGCGCTCCACCGCCGCCAGCAGCTCGGTTCCCCAGCGGCCCTCGGCGACGCTTTTCCCCAGCCCCCGGGTGCGGGCAAGGTCGTCCACCGACCTGGGAGCGTGGGAGGCTATCTCCAGCAGGGCCTCGTCCCGCAGCACCCGGGAGCGCGGGATATCCTTGCGCTGGGCCTCGCGCTCGCGCCACGCGGCAAGCTCCTTGAGGATGGCGAGGAAGCGCGGCTTGTCGGTGCGGACCTTGAGCCGCTTCCAGGCGTCGTCCGGCTCGACCCGGTACGTGGCCGGGTCGGTCAGCACGGCCATTTCCTCTTCCAGCCAGCTTGCGCGGTCGGTGCGCTCCAGGCGGCGCTTCAACTTCTCGTAGGCCGGGCGAAGATGGGTCACGTCCGACAGGGCGTAGGTCAGCTGCCGCTCGGTCAGCGGGCGGGCCGACCAGTCGGTGAAGCGCGACGACTTGTCCACGCGCGCGCCGGCCAGCTTGGCGATCAGCGTCTCGTATCCGACGCTGTCGCCGAAGCCGCAGACCATGGCGGCGACCTGGGTGTCGAACAGCGGCCTGGGGATCTCGCCGGCGAGATTGTGGAAGATCTCCACGTCCTGGCGCGCGGCATGGAAGACCTTGAGCACCGACGGATCGCCCATCAGGCGGTAGAGCGGTGCCAGGTCGATGCCTTCGGCCAGCGGGTCGACCGCCGCGGCCTCATCGGGTCCGGCGATCTGGACCAGGCAGAGTTTGGGCCAGAACGTCTTCTCCCGCATGAATTCGGTGTCGACGGTGATGTATTCCGCCGCCTTGAGACGTTCGCACAACGCCTCCAGATCGGCTGTGGTCGAGATCAGGGTCATGCAACAGTCATACAACACCGGAGGCGCCCGGAAAAGCGGGGCTGCTACAACTTGACAACCGGCTTGCATCCATGTGCTTCTGCGCCATCATCCAACCTCCAGGGCGGGATCGCGGGCCGATGCCCTTTGCGTCCCCCCTGGCCGAGCCGGCGCCGCGGCATTCCGTTTCGCGGCGCCCGAAACTGTTATTTCAAGGTGCGCTCCCCATGCATCCCTACCGGACCCACACCTGCGGTGCCCTGCGTGATACCGATGCCGGCCAGATCGTGCGCCTGTCGGGCTGGATCAATCGTAAGCGCGACCACGGCCAACTGCTGTTCATCGACCTGCGCGACCACTACGGCATGACGCAGTGCGTGATCGACAGCTCCAGCCCGCTGTTCCAGGTGGCCGAGGGGCTGCGCCTGGAATCGGTCGTCACGGTCACCGGCAAGGTCGTCGGCCGCACGCCCGAGACGATCAACGACAAGCTGCCGACCGGCAGGATCGAGGTCCAGATCCAGGAACTGGCGGTGCAGAGCGCCGCCGAGCCGCTGCCGCTGCAGGTCAACAGCGACGCCGACGCCGGCGAGGAGATCCGCCTGCGTTACCGGTTCCTGGACCTGCGGCGCGAGAAGATGCAGCAGAACATCCTGCTGCGCTCCCAAGTGATCGCGTCGGTCCGCCGCCGGATGATCGAGCAGGGCTTCAACGAGTACCAGACGCCGATCCTGACCGCCAGCAGCCCGGAGGGAGCCCGCGACTTCCTGGTGCCGAGCCGCATGCATCCCGGCAAGTTCTACGCGCTGCCGCAGGCGCCGCAGCAGTTCAAGCAGCTGCTGATGATGGCAGGATACGACCGCTACTTCCAGATCGCCCCCTGCTTCCGCGACGAGGACAGCCGCGCCGACCGCAGCCCGGGCGAGTTCTACCAGCTCGACTTCGAGATGTCGTTCGTCACCCAGGAAGACGTCTTCGCGGCGATCGAGCCCGTGCTGTACGGCATCTTCGACGAGTTCGGCGGCTTCCGCCGCCCGGCCAAGCCGGAGCTGACCCCTTACCCGTTCCCGCGCATCCCCTATGCCGAGTCGATGCTGAAGTACGGCAACGACAAGCCGGACCTGCGCAACCCGCTGGTCATCACCGACGTGACGGCGGTGTTCCAGCGCGACGACGTCGAGTTCAAGGCGTTCAAGTCGGTGATCGCCAAGGGCGGCGTGGTCCGCGCGATCCGCGCTCCCAAAGTCGGCGACCGGCCGCGCAGCTTCTTCGACAAGCTGAACGACTGGGCGCGCGGCCTGGGCGCTCCCGGCCTCGGCTACATCCTGTTCGAGTCCGGCGGCGGCAAGGGACCGATCGCCAAGTTCGTGCCGGAAGCGGCCCAGGCGGCCCTGCGCGAGACGGTCGGCCTGAGCGACGGCGACGCCGTGTTCTTCGTGTGCGACCAGCCCGGTCCCGCCGCCAAGCTGGCCGGCTTCGCCCGGACCAGGATCGCCGAGGAACTGGACATCGTCGAGAAGAACGCCTTCAGGTTCTGCTGGATCGTCGATTTCCCGATGTACGAGCGCGACGAGGAGACCGGCAAGATCGACTTCAGCCACAATCCGTTCTCGATGCCCCAGGGCGGCCTGGAAGCCCTTGAGAACCAGGATCCGCTGACGATCAACGCCTATCAGTACGACATCGTCTGCAACGGCATCGAACTGTCGTCCGGCGCCATCCGGAACCATCTGCCGGAGGTCATGTACAAGGCCTTCGCGATCGCCGGATACCCGCCGGAGGAGCTGGAAGCCCGTTTCGGCGGCATGCTGTCGGCGATGAAGCTGGGCGCCCCGCCGCACGGCGGCTCGGCCCCGGGCATCGACCGCATCGTCATGCTGCTGGCCGACGAGCCGAACATCCGCGAGGTCATCGTCTTCCCGCTCAACCAGCGCGCCGAGGACCTGCTGATGCAGGCGCCGGCGCCGGTCCCGGCGGAACGGCTGAAGGAACTGTCGATCAAGCTCGATCTGCCCAAGCCCAAGACGGTCGCCGCGCCGCCGACGGCGGAGGGGACGGTCTCGCCGAAGGGAGCGGAATAGGGGAAGCCGCGCAGGTCGGCGGCCGCCCGTCGGGGCGAACGCCGACCTGCGTTGCGGTCGTAGATCAGGACCGCTGGAAAAGAGAAAGCCGCTGCGGAGGAATGCTCCGCAGCGGCTTTTTTCATGCTCCCCCGACCGACCGGTCAGGGGAGCGGCTTCTAAGGCCGGCTTATTCCCGGTTCCACCAGCCGCGGCGGGCGGGGCGCGGCGGTTCCTCGGGGGCCGCGGGCTCGGCTTCCGCGGCGGGTTCGGGTGCTGCGGCGGGCTCGGTCTCCGGCGCGGGCTGAGGGGCCGGCTCCACCGGTCCGGGAGCCACGTCCATGAACAGGTCGTCGCCGGCGCTGGGCTCCTGGGGCAGGGGCTCGGGCACGGGTTCCGGGACCTGCTCGACGGGGGATGCCTCGACCACGGGTTCCGGTTCGGCGACCTTCTTCTTGCGGGGAGCCCGCTTGCGGACCGGCTTGGC
This Skermanella mucosa DNA region includes the following protein-coding sequences:
- the aspS gene encoding aspartate--tRNA ligase; protein product: MHPYRTHTCGALRDTDAGQIVRLSGWINRKRDHGQLLFIDLRDHYGMTQCVIDSSSPLFQVAEGLRLESVVTVTGKVVGRTPETINDKLPTGRIEVQIQELAVQSAAEPLPLQVNSDADAGEEIRLRYRFLDLRREKMQQNILLRSQVIASVRRRMIEQGFNEYQTPILTASSPEGARDFLVPSRMHPGKFYALPQAPQQFKQLLMMAGYDRYFQIAPCFRDEDSRADRSPGEFYQLDFEMSFVTQEDVFAAIEPVLYGIFDEFGGFRRPAKPELTPYPFPRIPYAESMLKYGNDKPDLRNPLVITDVTAVFQRDDVEFKAFKSVIAKGGVVRAIRAPKVGDRPRSFFDKLNDWARGLGAPGLGYILFESGGGKGPIAKFVPEAAQAALRETVGLSDGDAVFFVCDQPGPAAKLAGFARTRIAEELDIVEKNAFRFCWIVDFPMYERDEETGKIDFSHNPFSMPQGGLEALENQDPLTINAYQYDIVCNGIELSSGAIRNHLPEVMYKAFAIAGYPPEELEARFGGMLSAMKLGAPPHGGSAPGIDRIVMLLADEPNIREVIVFPLNQRAEDLLMQAPAPVPAERLKELSIKLDLPKPKTVAAPPTAEGTVSPKGAE